Proteins encoded together in one Anaerococcus murdochii window:
- a CDS encoding recombinase family protein → MEKFACMYLRLSREDGDSTESNSISNQRQIIKSYARDNDFKVVAEYVDDGFSGSNFDRPKFKKMIQDLEEKKFKTIIVKDLSRFGRDYIESGKYLQKIFPEKGIRFISVNDNYDSENADVSDTHLILPIRNFINDSYCRDISMKVKSSKEIKRKNGEFIGAFAPFGYKKDSKNKHKLVVDTEVSHIIERIFNMKIDGYSSKAIADFLNSIGCVTPSKHKENSGDNHTTGFIVKDSKWDAKMVNRIITNKVYIGVLEQGKTRKLNYKSKREVEVNEEDWIVINDSHKPIISKSIYALANKMMMRDVKQSADIPHILSGMLYCKDCGSSMVRRKVKSKNGYNIFYICSHYNNKGDCTRHSIKEDYLLDMTLFALKDYLKKYNELLSQVNKLDVSKVTFNIDFESLNSEKRKYERLRQSLYMDLEDELITSEEFERFRKNYLIKIREIEKQIATKKNILANLQEKMKKKDSLVSEIVPTDLSSLNRLTIVSFIDRIEIGENNEINFVFNNLETVNLLKTLIKEKSESKSEVKKNLISINKVFGNALENKTPMQLAGGVL, encoded by the coding sequence ATGGAAAAATTTGCTTGTATGTATCTTCGTTTATCGAGAGAGGATGGAGATAGCACAGAAAGTAATTCTATTTCAAATCAAAGACAGATTATCAAATCATATGCAAGGGACAATGATTTTAAAGTTGTTGCTGAGTATGTAGATGATGGCTTTTCAGGATCTAATTTTGACAGACCAAAATTTAAGAAGATGATTCAAGATCTTGAAGAAAAGAAGTTCAAAACAATTATTGTGAAGGACTTATCCCGTTTTGGGAGAGATTATATCGAATCAGGAAAATATCTGCAAAAGATATTCCCAGAAAAAGGTATAAGGTTTATATCTGTAAACGATAACTATGATAGTGAAAATGCAGATGTAAGTGATACACACCTCATTCTTCCTATAAGAAACTTTATTAATGATTCTTATTGTAGGGATATTTCTATGAAGGTTAAATCTTCAAAAGAAATTAAAAGAAAGAATGGCGAATTTATTGGTGCATTTGCTCCTTTTGGTTATAAGAAGGATAGCAAAAACAAACATAAGTTAGTCGTTGATACAGAAGTTTCACATATAATTGAAAGAATCTTCAATATGAAGATAGACGGTTATTCGTCTAAGGCTATTGCAGATTTTTTAAATAGCATAGGTTGTGTAACACCATCTAAGCATAAAGAAAATTCTGGTGATAATCATACTACTGGTTTTATTGTTAAAGACTCTAAATGGGACGCAAAAATGGTCAATAGGATTATTACAAACAAGGTCTATATAGGAGTGCTTGAACAAGGGAAAACTAGAAAACTAAATTACAAGTCTAAGAGAGAAGTAGAAGTAAATGAAGAAGATTGGATTGTAATAAACGATTCTCATAAGCCTATTATTTCAAAAAGCATTTATGCTTTGGCTAATAAGATGATGATGAGGGATGTAAAACAATCAGCAGATATACCACATATTTTATCAGGAATGCTTTATTGCAAAGATTGTGGATCTTCAATGGTTAGAAGAAAGGTTAAGTCCAAGAATGGATATAATATTTTTTATATTTGTTCTCACTATAATAACAAAGGAGATTGCACAAGACATAGTATAAAAGAAGACTATCTACTGGATATGACTCTTTTTGCACTTAAAGATTATTTAAAAAAATACAATGAATTACTAAGTCAAGTTAATAAGTTAGATGTATCAAAAGTTACATTTAATATTGACTTTGAAAGCTTAAACTCAGAAAAGAGAAAGTACGAAAGACTTAGACAATCTTTATATATGGACTTAGAAGATGAACTTATAACTTCTGAAGAGTTTGAAAGGTTCAGAAAAAATTATCTTATTAAGATCAGGGAAATAGAGAAACAAATTGCTACAAAGAAAAATATACTTGCCAACTTGCAAGAAAAGATGAAAAAAAAGGACAGTTTGGTTTCAGAAATTGTTCCCACTGATTTAAGCAGTCTAAATAGACTAACAATTGTATCTTTTATAGATAGAATTGAAATCGGAGAAAACAATGAGATTAATTTTGTCTTTAATAATTTGGAAACAGTTAACTTGCTGAAGACCCTTATAAAAGAAAAAAGTGAAAGCAAGTCCGAAGTAAAGAAGAATTTGATTTCAATAAATAAGGTATTTGGAAATGCTCTTGAAAATAAGACTCCAATGCAATTAGCTGGAGGTGTTTTATAA
- a CDS encoding Eco57I restriction-modification methylase domain-containing protein, whose translation MYCDDDNLLKSLLTDNIYGIDINEEAIDVTIFSLYLTVLDYKDPKSLSTFTLPNLKGKNLFVSDFFDEEELRWLSHINFDFVIGNPPWGNVKTGLHLEYCKKNGYFDKQQNNEICRSFVFRAKDFCKEHTVCCFILHSKLLYNQKKPSKRFRKFLLNKTKIHSIIEMSSVRKLVFENADAPAAIISFSYSEENNLDNIINYTSIKPNIFFRLFNVIVIERYDIKYVTQNMLMRFDWAWKTIVYGFSTDLTLIMKLKNRFCTISNAIEKQEPPIIMGSGVEYQDGDKKDASHLLNKRLLDSKKGVDHFFVYSNKTTLFSKDKVHRPREKALFSPPYVLTPTGVNCNNYKLRAAFSDETFVCKKTMYIIKGSEEQRPFFMNLVGLLNSSFYSYLNLMLGTSIGIEREQRFMGEILEFPYIFSEDIAHKTERIQSEKKKDEFLCLSDLDSEIENLDNLVLQEFGLKDNKFIDYAIKIQIPELTNKDIENIYRKVSAEELVDYSECFKKQFTAIYKRVEKHIEIKLYHNVLNRFSIFELAVLDGKSDTTIDLVDNIDDDKVLLSRFCVFSHNDKFHQIRDAIQFSDNSFFIIKPNFYKYWHPAIAELDLSDVMEQIIESGGDE comes from the coding sequence ATGTATTGTGATGATGATAATTTACTTAAATCTCTTTTAACTGACAATATTTATGGTATAGATATTAATGAGGAAGCAATTGATGTTACAATATTCTCTCTTTATTTAACTGTTTTAGACTACAAAGATCCAAAATCATTATCAACTTTTACTTTACCGAATTTAAAAGGGAAAAATTTATTTGTCAGTGATTTTTTTGATGAAGAGGAACTTAGATGGTTAAGCCACATTAACTTTGATTTTGTTATTGGTAATCCACCTTGGGGTAATGTAAAAACAGGTCTTCATTTAGAATATTGTAAAAAAAATGGATACTTTGACAAACAACAAAATAATGAGATTTGTAGAAGCTTTGTTTTCAGAGCTAAAGACTTTTGTAAAGAGCATACTGTTTGTTGTTTTATTTTACATTCTAAATTATTGTATAACCAAAAGAAACCTTCAAAAAGATTCAGGAAATTTTTGTTAAATAAAACTAAAATTCATAGCATAATTGAAATGTCTTCGGTAAGAAAATTAGTTTTTGAAAATGCCGATGCGCCCGCAGCAATAATTTCTTTTAGTTACTCAGAAGAAAACAACTTAGACAATATTATAAATTATACATCTATAAAGCCAAATATTTTCTTTAGGCTATTTAATGTTATTGTTATTGAAAGATATGATATAAAGTATGTAACACAGAATATGCTTATGAGGTTTGATTGGGCTTGGAAAACTATTGTATATGGGTTTTCAACTGATTTGACTCTGATTATGAAACTTAAGAATCGTTTTTGTACAATTTCAAATGCAATCGAAAAACAAGAACCTCCTATTATTATGGGGTCAGGAGTAGAATATCAAGATGGTGATAAGAAAGATGCTTCTCATTTACTAAACAAAAGGCTTCTTGATTCGAAAAAAGGAGTAGATCACTTTTTTGTGTATTCAAATAAAACTACATTGTTTTCGAAAGATAAAGTACATCGTCCTAGAGAAAAAGCGTTGTTTTCTCCTCCTTATGTATTAACTCCAACTGGAGTGAACTGCAATAATTATAAATTACGAGCAGCTTTTAGTGATGAAACATTTGTTTGTAAAAAGACCATGTATATTATTAAAGGAAGCGAGGAGCAAAGACCATTCTTTATGAATTTGGTAGGTTTGTTAAACTCCTCATTTTATTCTTATCTGAATCTAATGCTTGGAACTTCAATAGGAATAGAACGAGAGCAGCGATTTATGGGAGAAATATTAGAATTTCCTTATATTTTTTCTGAAGATATTGCACATAAAACAGAGCGCATTCAGAGTGAAAAAAAGAAAGATGAATTTCTGTGCTTATCAGATTTAGATTCTGAAATCGAAAACCTGGATAATTTAGTATTACAGGAGTTTGGATTGAAAGATAATAAATTTATTGACTATGCAATAAAAATCCAGATACCGGAACTTACGAATAAAGACATTGAGAATATTTACAGAAAGGTATCTGCCGAGGAATTAGTTGATTATAGTGAATGTTTCAAAAAACAATTTACTGCTATCTATAAACGTGTAGAAAAACATATTGAAATTAAATTGTATCATAATGTATTAAACAGATTTTCTATATTTGAGCTGGCCGTTTTAGACGGAAAATCTGATACAACTATTGATTTGGTCGACAATATTGATGATGATAAAGTACTTTTATCAAGATTTTGTGTGTTTTCTCACAATGATAAGTTTCATCAAATTAGAGATGCCATCCAATTTTCTGATAACTCATTTTTTATCATAAAGCCTAATTTTTATAAGTACTGGCATCCTGCAATTGCAGAACTTGATCTATCCGATGTTATGGAGCAAATAATTGAATCGGGAGGAGATGAATAG
- a CDS encoding recombinase family protein: protein MSKIALYIRLSVEDMIKTDESESIINQRVYLNDYLDKNEEFKNFTREEYVDDGYSGTNENRPAFQRMLEDVRKNNIQTIIVKDLSRFMRDYITLGDYLENIFPFLGVRFIAINDGYDSNKEKGNGTDLDIQFKGLLYDFYTKDISEKVKSSMTTLKKQGKFLAWSPPLGYMKDPNDRHKIIVDEETAWIVKKIFKLALDGTSSRNIAKILNEEKIPTPSKRKSELTNLDFEYSIIRTAKKPRPTWTNGNVIDVLANENYTGTYTFNMQDKSVLNPSSFKFKPKEEWGRVENNHEAIISKEDFEKVQKIKEKNLFMKGKNTDYEWRKKSPLQGFAKCPTCNHILGCIQSKHKRSDGSLRVHTYFTCRICKCNNVKHKNSRAGSLEEQVFEAIKEKYGLEDPIKDEKVKVKPMEKSIEDLEVKKMQNFEKYKLGKMNRQKFIDSKNSIDEEIQAINEKIQKAKEEKEVIDNTKLTRELIEKYIDSVICEGNEVLNIIWK from the coding sequence ATGAGTAAGATTGCTCTATACATTAGATTATCCGTTGAAGATATGATAAAGACTGATGAGAGTGAAAGTATCATAAATCAAAGAGTATATCTAAACGATTATCTCGACAAGAATGAAGAATTTAAGAACTTCACAAGAGAAGAATATGTTGATGACGGATATTCTGGAACAAATGAAAATAGACCAGCCTTTCAAAGAATGCTCGAAGATGTAAGGAAAAATAATATCCAGACAATAATTGTAAAAGACTTGTCCAGATTTATGAGAGATTATATAACACTTGGAGATTATCTTGAAAATATATTTCCATTCCTTGGAGTAAGATTCATTGCCATAAATGATGGCTATGATAGTAACAAAGAAAAGGGAAATGGAACAGATTTAGATATTCAATTCAAGGGACTATTATATGATTTCTACACAAAAGATATTTCTGAAAAGGTAAAGTCATCTATGACTACACTCAAAAAACAAGGAAAATTTTTAGCTTGGAGTCCACCTTTAGGATACATGAAAGATCCTAATGATAGACATAAAATCATAGTTGATGAAGAAACAGCTTGGATAGTAAAGAAGATTTTTAAACTTGCACTTGATGGTACATCTTCAAGAAATATAGCTAAGATATTAAATGAAGAAAAAATTCCAACACCATCAAAAAGAAAGAGCGAATTAACCAATCTTGATTTCGAATATTCAATAATTAGAACAGCTAAAAAGCCTAGACCAACTTGGACTAACGGTAATGTAATAGATGTATTAGCAAATGAAAATTATACTGGAACTTACACTTTCAATATGCAAGATAAGTCAGTGTTAAATCCATCTTCTTTTAAATTCAAACCAAAAGAAGAATGGGGAAGAGTTGAGAACAACCATGAAGCTATTATATCTAAAGAAGACTTTGAAAAAGTTCAGAAGATTAAAGAGAAGAACCTATTTATGAAAGGTAAAAATACCGATTATGAATGGAGGAAAAAATCTCCACTACAAGGTTTTGCAAAATGTCCAACTTGTAATCACATTCTAGGCTGTATTCAATCTAAACACAAAAGATCTGATGGAAGTCTTAGAGTCCACACATATTTTACTTGTAGGATATGTAAGTGTAATAATGTAAAACATAAGAACTCAAGAGCAGGAAGCCTTGAAGAGCAAGTATTTGAAGCAATAAAAGAAAAATATGGTCTAGAAGATCCAATCAAGGATGAAAAAGTAAAAGTTAAACCTATGGAAAAATCCATCGAAGATCTAGAAGTTAAAAAAATGCAAAATTTTGAAAAGTATAAATTAGGCAAGATGAATAGACAAAAATTCATTGACTCTAAAAATTCGATAGATGAAGAAATACAAGCAATAAATGAAAAAATACAAAAAGCAAAAGAAGAAAAAGAAGTAATAGACAACACTAAACTTACCAGAGAATTGATAGAAAAATATATAGACTCAGTAATCTGCGAAGGAAATGAAGTGTTGAACATAATATGGAAGTAG
- a CDS encoding plasmid mobilization protein: MDNRKRNNQLKIYLTDEEKEVFEKKMKLANCKTMSHFLRKCVLEKDIYVVDLEPFRNLQWLLSNTTNNINQIAKATNTTGVIYKNEIESMNNQIEKLSREIWQIHSLLLNKAK; encoded by the coding sequence ATGGATAATAGAAAAAGAAATAATCAACTAAAAATATATTTAACAGATGAAGAAAAAGAAGTTTTTGAAAAGAAAATGAAACTTGCGAATTGTAAAACTATGTCTCACTTTCTTAGAAAGTGCGTATTAGAAAAAGATATTTATGTAGTAGATTTAGAACCATTTAGAAACCTACAATGGCTGCTTTCAAATACAACAAATAATATAAACCAGATTGCAAAAGCTACTAATACAACTGGTGTTATTTACAAGAATGAAATTGAATCAATGAATAATCAGATAGAAAAATTATCAAGAGAAATATGGCAAATCCATTCTCTACTTCTTAATAAAGCAAAATAA
- a CDS encoding recombinase family protein — protein MARTSKRYIEKKSEKTERKVFKAGIYTRLSNERTEEWREKSYSIETQILSCKEYALKENIDVLEVYTDYEYSGTNFERPSFQNMMQDIRDRRINCIIIRDLSRLGREYLEMGRLIDKVFPFLGVRFISVNDKLDTVKETDSKKSFEVTLKNIINDMYAKDISVKIKTSKHNRARNGYFIGSVPPYGYKIKKSKEGQKLVIDENVRFIVEEMFDLTLQGKSQYEVAKHFNEKGYAPGMIYYKTGRVYRQDDDPEWNKGTISKMLTNPAYTGTLVQGVKQQNLAKGIKQHFVDESQYIISENAHEAIISKEVHERILRERQERKKNHVFSSPMHNFENRDYENRFKGLVINNNTGKELNRRTRIYGKNLDRLYYSFQNERFSGSIKPEKSVFIMERDLDQAISDKISEFIMKTTSKTKFVNRIKARFNKAIDTFKKDIENLKRKNLNEENIIQRAYEEYSLGKIDRDEYLLRREIAQGHMSTFDNEISAIEVNISKLKKERSKSTKWINDLYASKNLEKLPGDLIHNLIEKIIVYDKHEFEIVFKFNIDNLAGGTDDE, from the coding sequence ATGGCAAGAACTTCCAAAAGATATATTGAAAAGAAAAGCGAAAAGACAGAAAGAAAAGTCTTTAAGGCCGGAATTTATACAAGGCTATCCAACGAAAGAACAGAAGAGTGGAGAGAAAAATCATACTCAATAGAAACTCAAATACTGTCTTGTAAAGAATATGCATTAAAAGAAAATATAGATGTTTTAGAAGTTTACACTGACTATGAATATAGTGGAACAAACTTTGAAAGACCATCATTTCAGAATATGATGCAAGATATTAGGGATAGAAGAATCAATTGCATTATTATCAGAGATTTATCAAGACTTGGAAGAGAATATCTCGAAATGGGAAGATTGATTGATAAAGTTTTTCCATTTTTAGGTGTTAGATTTATTTCAGTTAATGATAAATTAGACACAGTCAAAGAAACAGATTCAAAGAAATCTTTTGAGGTTACTCTTAAAAATATTATCAACGATATGTATGCTAAGGATATTTCAGTTAAGATAAAGACCTCAAAACACAATAGAGCAAGAAATGGATACTTTATTGGATCTGTTCCACCTTATGGCTACAAGATTAAAAAATCTAAAGAAGGTCAAAAACTTGTAATTGATGAAAATGTTAGATTTATAGTTGAAGAGATGTTTGATTTGACTCTTCAAGGCAAAAGCCAATATGAAGTCGCAAAGCATTTTAATGAAAAAGGCTATGCTCCTGGAATGATTTACTATAAAACTGGGAGAGTTTATAGACAAGATGATGATCCTGAATGGAATAAAGGGACAATTTCAAAAATGCTTACAAACCCAGCTTATACGGGGACTTTAGTACAAGGAGTTAAGCAACAAAATCTTGCAAAAGGAATTAAACAACATTTTGTAGACGAAAGTCAGTATATAATTAGTGAGAATGCACATGAAGCAATCATTTCTAAGGAAGTTCACGAAAGAATCTTACGAGAAAGACAAGAAAGAAAGAAAAATCATGTTTTCAGTTCGCCAATGCACAATTTTGAAAATAGGGACTATGAGAACAGATTTAAAGGTCTTGTAATCAACAATAATACTGGCAAAGAACTTAATAGAAGAACTCGTATCTATGGTAAAAATTTAGACAGACTCTACTATTCATTTCAGAATGAGAGATTTAGTGGAAGTATAAAACCCGAAAAATCAGTATTCATTATGGAAAGAGATTTAGATCAGGCTATTAGTGATAAGATTTCTGAGTTTATTATGAAGACAACTAGCAAGACAAAATTTGTTAATAGAATTAAAGCTAGATTTAATAAAGCAATAGATACTTTTAAGAAAGATATTGAAAATCTTAAAAGAAAAAATCTAAATGAAGAAAATATCATTCAAAGAGCCTATGAAGAATACAGTCTAGGTAAGATTGATAGAGATGAGTATTTATTAAGAAGAGAGATTGCTCAAGGTCATATGTCTACATTTGATAACGAGATTTCAGCAATCGAAGTTAATATATCAAAGCTTAAAAAAGAAAGATCAAAATCAACAAAATGGATAAATGATTTATATGCTTCAAAGAATTTGGAAAAGCTACCTGGAGATTTAATCCATAACTTGATTGAAAAAATAATAGTTTATGATAAACACGAATTTGAAATAGTCTTTAAATTCAATATAGATAATTTAGCAGGAGGAACAGACGATGAGTAA
- a CDS encoding IS110 family RNA-guided transposase, with the protein MSEKIVVGIDVSKAFSDICILSPNNDIIKRLKISNDITGMKSLIYVLEKVEDEYKDTAVIIMEATAHYHQILANFFRKHNYEVIVINPIQSGALKNINIRKIKSDKTDAYNIALLYRIKNYNETITHSDTVNSIKKLCRQHKGLTDEIVEHINRLIAFLDISFPDFKKVFTDLQGKTPLSLLEKYPTIQEVLSPENKQDIIQLIKENSHKSSSYAEVKYEKLLKAAEKSIEVCIVSLSSAVLIQTTVRVIFSLQEALKAIDDEIKRLSLLDEKFHKEIVLLQSIPGVGEYTAYVVLSELGDISNFSKPKELVAFFGLDPGVTQSGTYNRKNNKISKRGSPHVRSILHMLAKSNVYPNRNREYLNPVMRAYFEKKIAEKPYKVVMCAIMRKMVQIIFAVLRNQKSFELRTPEEHQKLIREKSKLVA; encoded by the coding sequence ATGTCAGAAAAAATTGTTGTAGGAATTGATGTGAGTAAAGCTTTCAGTGATATCTGTATTCTATCACCTAATAATGACATCATCAAAAGACTTAAAATTTCTAATGATATTACTGGTATGAAGTCGCTCATCTATGTACTTGAAAAGGTAGAAGATGAGTACAAAGACACAGCAGTAATTATCATGGAAGCTACTGCACACTATCATCAAATTTTAGCTAATTTTTTCCGTAAGCATAATTACGAAGTCATTGTAATTAATCCGATTCAAAGTGGAGCATTGAAAAATATCAATATCCGAAAAATTAAATCAGATAAAACAGATGCATATAATATAGCGTTGCTATATCGTATTAAGAATTACAACGAAACAATTACACACTCAGATACCGTTAACAGTATCAAAAAGCTTTGCAGACAGCATAAAGGATTGACGGATGAAATTGTGGAACACATCAACCGATTAATCGCTTTTTTAGATATTTCCTTTCCAGATTTCAAGAAAGTATTTACGGATTTGCAAGGGAAAACACCTTTGTCTTTGCTTGAAAAATATCCTACTATACAGGAAGTATTATCTCCTGAAAATAAGCAAGATATTATTCAACTGATAAAAGAAAATTCACATAAAAGCAGCTCCTATGCCGAAGTAAAATATGAAAAACTATTGAAAGCTGCTGAAAAATCTATTGAAGTTTGTATAGTAAGCCTTAGTTCAGCAGTACTTATTCAAACAACTGTAAGGGTTATTTTCAGTTTACAGGAAGCTTTGAAAGCAATCGATGATGAAATCAAAAGACTATCTCTTTTAGATGAAAAGTTTCATAAAGAAATAGTGCTTTTACAAAGTATTCCAGGAGTTGGAGAGTATACAGCATATGTTGTTTTATCAGAGCTTGGAGATATATCCAATTTCTCGAAACCGAAAGAATTAGTTGCCTTCTTTGGATTGGATCCAGGAGTAACTCAAAGTGGAACATACAATAGGAAAAACAATAAAATCTCTAAAAGAGGATCACCTCATGTTCGCTCAATTCTCCATATGCTGGCTAAATCTAATGTGTATCCAAATCGCAACCGAGAGTATTTAAATCCTGTTATGCGTGCTTATTTTGAAAAGAAGATAGCTGAAAAACCATACAAAGTTGTAATGTGTGCAATTATGCGAAAGATGGTTCAAATTATTTTTGCTGTTCTCAGAAACCAAAAATCATTTGAATTAAGAACACCCGAAGAACATCAAAAACTAATTCGAGAAAAGAGTAAGTTAGTCGCATAA
- a CDS encoding sigma factor-like helix-turn-helix DNA-binding protein: MTKEYYLYVGGQKIKVSEQIYKAYWQEREHEKYLEQVDKKNHLLFFSSLNHDGNFENNLEDKNVDVEKVVATQMMIEALRNAMSKLNEEEREIIERLYFNDETLRAVAKTQNISHPALIKRRDKILEKLKKLIEEI, from the coding sequence ATGACAAAAGAATATTACCTTTATGTCGGTGGACAAAAAATCAAAGTAAGTGAGCAGATATACAAAGCCTACTGGCAAGAAAGAGAACACGAAAAATATTTAGAGCAGGTGGACAAGAAAAACCACTTGCTATTTTTTTCGTCTCTAAATCACGATGGGAATTTTGAAAATAATCTAGAAGATAAAAATGTTGATGTAGAAAAAGTTGTCGCAACACAAATGATGATTGAAGCACTAAGAAATGCTATGTCAAAGTTAAATGAGGAGGAACGGGAAATTATTGAAAGATTATATTTCAATGATGAAACACTTCGTGCAGTAGCGAAGACTCAAAATATATCACATCCTGCTTTAATAAAAAGGCGAGATAAGATTTTAGAAAAACTAAAGAAACTTATAGAAGAAATATAA
- a CDS encoding serine/threonine-protein kinase has translation MNGSFFEIISKEFCGDFEDSLYEYKTGSTLVRFFNSNFGYNDQYYSGFPTRWIYASERIKDLYNNGKINKFFSYIMSIEFNIQEKQKTPVEIVPFIEKLKENWNRRLRPFKYQLIQIGDSFELTKLDEDLELIGEGGFANVYLQKSTGLVIKKLKRENLLEENSKHRFKREFEITKSLSDIEGIIKVYDFNESEYFYVMEKCDSTLYDFLISNPLSVEVKESIIIKILYIMAKVHNKNIIHRDISSNNIFLKGNDIKIADFGLGKNFDLVFSHQTKSTAQLGQVQYCPPEQLMMLGSTGKYSDVYSLGRLINFILTKSPNDKNHKYKLLVEKATSLDINSRYKDAINMYENFIKIKKFIDDNKNKEEILSLIESKKYDDRILMYISSLSSKDLCNNIINTCNFKYSLYYYFNEYPESILEVIKFIELDMDSQCNKFEDADNFADIANYILENNLSTFEVREKAAELLNHIAFNINRFYAQRLVESLIKRGIEPMLEEILIEH, from the coding sequence ATGAATGGTTCATTTTTTGAGATAATTTCAAAAGAGTTTTGTGGAGATTTTGAAGACAGTCTATATGAATATAAAACTGGTTCTACATTGGTAAGGTTTTTTAATTCTAATTTTGGATACAATGATCAATACTATAGTGGATTTCCAACTAGATGGATTTACGCTAGTGAAAGAATAAAAGATTTATACAATAATGGGAAAATAAACAAATTCTTTTCTTATATTATGTCTATAGAGTTTAATATTCAGGAAAAACAAAAAACGCCTGTTGAAATAGTCCCATTTATCGAAAAATTAAAGGAAAATTGGAATAGGCGATTAAGACCTTTTAAATATCAATTAATACAAATAGGAGATTCATTTGAGTTAACAAAACTTGACGAAGATCTTGAATTAATTGGTGAAGGTGGATTTGCTAATGTATACCTTCAAAAATCTACTGGTCTAGTTATAAAAAAATTAAAAAGAGAAAATCTTCTTGAAGAAAATAGCAAGCATAGATTCAAAAGAGAATTTGAGATTACTAAGAGTTTATCTGACATAGAAGGGATTATTAAAGTATATGATTTTAATGAATCTGAATATTTTTATGTTATGGAAAAGTGTGATTCAACTTTATATGATTTTTTGATTTCTAATCCTTTATCTGTTGAAGTTAAAGAATCTATTATAATAAAAATTCTTTATATAATGGCAAAAGTGCATAACAAAAATATTATCCATAGAGATATATCTTCTAATAATATATTTTTGAAAGGAAATGATATTAAAATAGCAGATTTTGGTTTAGGAAAAAATTTTGATTTAGTTTTTTCACATCAAACAAAAAGCACAGCACAATTGGGACAGGTACAATACTGCCCACCAGAGCAATTAATGATGCTTGGAAGCACAGGAAAATATAGTGATGTATATTCCTTGGGAAGATTAATTAATTTTATTCTAACAAAAAGCCCTAATGATAAAAATCATAAGTATAAATTATTAGTTGAAAAAGCTACAAGTCTAGATATTAATTCTCGCTATAAAGATGCAATTAATATGTATGAAAATTTTATCAAAATAAAAAAATTCATAGATGATAATAAGAACAAAGAAGAAATTCTAAGTTTAATAGAATCTAAGAAATATGATGACAGAATATTAATGTATATATCTTCTCTATCATCAAAGGATTTGTGCAACAATATAATTAACACATGTAACTTTAAATATTCATTATATTATTATTTTAATGAGTATCCAGAGTCTATTTTAGAGGTAATTAAGTTTATTGAATTAGATATGGATTCTCAATGCAATAAATTTGAAGATGCAGATAATTTTGCAGATATTGCTAATTACATTCTTGAAAACAATTTATCTACATTTGAAGTAAGAGAAAAAGCAGCTGAGTTATTGAATCATATTGCATTTAATATTAATAGATTTTATGCACAGAGGTTAGTAGAATCTTTAATAAAAAGAGGCATAGAGCCTATGTTAGAAGAAATTTTAATAGAACATTAA
- a CDS encoding TetR/AcrR family transcriptional regulator, whose translation MKMEADERKKQIRQAAIKVFLDKGFRNTVMNDIMEATGLSRGGLYHHYGSTHEILYDIMMEGNLNRKDIVQKSSYDEGLILSPQLFSRMIIDKILADNDYVKLYVMFLCELKENDDLKKLYVKIKKESIQVFKELFSTLFNELPSDETFEFMINIMNSGLMACEILNARENFVKNKKYLTEMIETYFTNVMKKDDERS comes from the coding sequence ATGAAAATGGAAGCTGATGAAAGAAAAAAGCAGATTAGACAAGCAGCTATTAAAGTCTTTTTGGATAAGGGATTTAGAAATACAGTTATGAATGACATTATGGAAGCTACTGGGCTTTCTAGAGGTGGCTTGTATCATCATTATGGTTCTACGCATGAAATCTTATACGACATTATGATGGAAGGTAATTTAAATAGAAAAGATATTGTTCAAAAATCAAGTTATGATGAAGGATTAATATTAAGTCCACAGTTGTTTTCAAGAATGATTATAGACAAGATACTTGCAGATAATGATTATGTAAAGCTTTATGTTATGTTTTTATGTGAGTTAAAAGAAAATGATGATTTGAAAAAACTATATGTGAAAATAAAAAAAGAGTCCATACAAGTATTTAAAGAATTGTTTTCTACTTTGTTTAATGAGTTACCTTCTGATGAAACATTTGAATTTATGATTAATATTATGAATTCTGGATTGATGGCTTGCGAAATTTTGAATGCACGTGAGAATTTTGTAAAAAATAAGAAATATCTAACTGAAATGATAGAGACTTATTTTACAAATGTTATGAAAAAAGATGACGAAAGGAGTTAA